In one window of Bacteroidales bacterium DNA:
- a CDS encoding CHAT domain-containing protein, with translation MKILKTILSLAIIICMIQISNAQNITTETTLANKFFVLGDKFYNQNCLDSSNIYYQKAAEIYKIAAQKNNDTLMWKKHIQLMYYVAWNLTSLSEFNNSINVSNKILSVSLKYLGENHKQTVDIYNGLANVYNIYISEYDLALQCYLKALQISKEIFGETHTYVADIYNNIGNVYANINEYDLALLYQYKALQLRKELFSEKHILVARSYNDMGIIYSDKSEFDSALQYYFEALDIYRELLGEKHNFTAITYNNIGNVYVNKNEYDLALQYHFVALQIRKDLLGEKHINVAASYNNIGVIYADKREYDLALKYYFKSVQIKKEQLGEKHISIAISYDNIGGVYADKKEFDSALEYYFKALQITKNLFGEKHTLVATSYNNIGLVNKYINKYDLALEYYFKSLQIFKELLGEKYSHVATEYINIGDVYVEKNEYDLALKNYQKGIVASLRNFNDTINLYSVPIINDYLNWDELLKALQEKAEIFADTSITLPKFETSAKLKLALRHYQACDTLISQVRKNMKTKSDKIALGTIADEVYKGAVDVCLDLVNSTDVAMQRLFRESAFYFSEKNKSSVLLESLAGSEAQKFAGIPDTLLKQEHKLQIDIALYKKILAEEPDSLKEIRFQDKLFKANRTYDSLIIVFEQKFPKYYELKYNQKPAGVADIQQILDKHTAILSYFEGDSMISVFIINKKKFNIIQVEKTKDFNDIITELRENISNTDIITEDYSNNTHYSVDIYQKNAYELYQLLFPKEVKKYLNRKIKNLIIIPDGKLAIIPFESLLTKKYNASWTDWKNTDYFSEMPYLVKDYNISYSYSGNLFYKTNPKTTDKPEFQNISDWLALAPVFDNDSISGTNLRTRKLIEKNSTDQSGNLNTRAWLRDGSYITPLPGSEEETKEIFNIFESNNKKAILKTHKFANEEFVKSGVLKDFKYLHIATHGMVNEDKPELSCILLAQDTTSTEDNILFSGEIYNLELNADLTVLSACETGLGKIAEGEGVIGLTRALLYAGSKNVIVSLWQVSDESTNQLMVDFYSNFLNEKTPPLKGAGVMFADHLSKSKLKLINEGKYAHPFFWSPFVLIGR, from the coding sequence ATGAAAATTTTGAAAACCATCCTCTCATTGGCAATCATTATTTGCATGATTCAAATAAGTAATGCACAAAACATTACTACTGAAACTACTTTGGCAAATAAATTTTTTGTACTTGGGGATAAATTTTATAACCAAAATTGTTTAGACAGCTCAAATATTTACTATCAAAAAGCTGCAGAAATATACAAAATTGCTGCACAAAAAAATAATGATACACTGATGTGGAAAAAACATATTCAACTGATGTATTATGTCGCTTGGAATTTAACCTCTTTGTCTGAATTTAATAATTCAATCAATGTCTCAAATAAAATATTATCTGTTAGTCTGAAATATCTAGGTGAAAATCATAAACAAACAGTAGATATATATAACGGATTAGCAAATGTTTATAATATATATATAAGTGAATACGATTTGGCATTACAGTGCTATTTAAAGGCATTACAAATCAGCAAAGAGATATTTGGAGAAACTCACACTTATGTGGCTGATATATATAATAATATTGGAAATGTTTATGCTAATATAAATGAATATGATTTGGCATTACTATATCAATATAAAGCGTTACAATTAAGAAAAGAACTATTTAGCGAAAAACATATTCTTGTAGCACGCAGTTATAATGATATGGGAATCATTTATTCTGATAAAAGCGAATTTGATTCAGCACTGCAATATTATTTTGAAGCATTAGATATATATAGAGAACTACTGGGTGAAAAGCATAATTTTACAGCAATAACTTATAATAATATAGGAAATGTTTATGTTAATAAAAATGAGTATGATTTGGCACTTCAATATCATTTTGTTGCATTACAAATTAGAAAAGACCTTCTAGGCGAAAAGCATATTAATGTGGCAGCAAGTTATAATAATATCGGAGTTATTTATGCTGATAAAAGAGAATATGATTTGGCACTAAAATATTATTTTAAATCAGTACAAATTAAAAAAGAACAACTTGGGGAAAAACATATTAGTATAGCTATTAGTTATGATAATATCGGAGGTGTTTATGCTGATAAAAAAGAATTTGATTCTGCTTTGGAATATTATTTCAAAGCTCTGCAAATTACAAAAAATCTATTTGGTGAAAAACATACACTTGTGGCTACATCATACAACAATATCGGACTTGTTAATAAATATATAAATAAATATGATTTGGCATTGGAATATTATTTTAAATCATTACAAATATTTAAAGAATTGCTTGGTGAAAAATATTCACATGTTGCAACTGAGTATATTAATATCGGAGATGTTTATGTTGAGAAAAATGAATACGATTTAGCTCTAAAAAATTATCAAAAAGGAATAGTCGCAAGTTTAAGAAACTTTAATGATACAATTAACCTTTATTCTGTTCCGATTATTAATGATTATTTAAATTGGGATGAATTATTAAAAGCCTTGCAAGAAAAAGCAGAGATATTTGCTGATACAAGCATAACTTTGCCAAAGTTTGAAACTTCGGCAAAGTTGAAACTCGCCCTCCGCCACTATCAAGCCTGCGACACATTAATATCGCAAGTCAGAAAAAATATGAAAACAAAATCGGATAAAATTGCTCTTGGTACAATTGCAGACGAAGTGTATAAAGGAGCGGTTGATGTTTGTTTGGATTTGGTGAATAGTACAGACGTTGCAATGCAACGTCTCTTTCGAGAATCGGCATTCTATTTCTCCGAAAAAAATAAATCATCAGTCTTATTAGAAAGCCTTGCCGGTTCCGAAGCACAAAAATTTGCCGGAATACCCGATACTTTGCTCAAACAAGAACACAAACTGCAAATTGATATTGCACTGTATAAAAAAATACTTGCCGAAGAGCCGGACAGTTTAAAAGAAATTCGTTTTCAAGATAAATTGTTTAAAGCAAACCGAACTTATGACAGTCTGATTATCGTTTTTGAACAGAAATTTCCGAAATATTACGAGCTTAAATATAATCAAAAACCCGCCGGAGTAGCAGATATTCAACAAATATTAGATAAACACACGGCAATATTAAGTTATTTTGAAGGGGACAGTATGATATCTGTTTTTATTATTAATAAGAAGAAATTTAATATCATACAAGTCGAAAAGACGAAAGATTTTAATGATATAATCACAGAATTGCGAGAAAATATTTCAAATACCGATATTATTACCGAAGATTACAGCAATAATACACACTATTCTGTTGATATTTATCAAAAAAATGCTTATGAATTATATCAATTGCTGTTTCCGAAGGAAGTAAAAAAATATCTGAATAGGAAAATCAAAAATTTAATCATTATACCTGACGGGAAATTAGCAATAATACCCTTTGAAAGTTTGCTGACCAAAAAATATAATGCAAGTTGGACCGATTGGAAAAATACAGATTACTTTTCTGAAATGCCGTATTTGGTGAAAGATTATAACATCAGTTATTCATATTCCGGAAATTTGTTTTATAAGACTAACCCTAAAACCACAGACAAACCCGAATTTCAAAATATTAGTGATTGGTTGGCACTTGCACCGGTATTTGATAACGACAGTATTTCAGGAACTAATTTAAGAACAAGAAAATTGATAGAAAAAAACTCAACAGATCAATCCGGAAATTTAAATACACGTGCTTGGTTAAGAGACGGATCATATATTACGCCTTTACCCGGAAGTGAAGAAGAAACTAAAGAAATTTTTAATATTTTTGAAAGTAATAACAAAAAAGCGATTTTAAAAACACACAAATTTGCGAATGAAGAGTTTGTTAAATCCGGAGTTTTAAAAGATTTCAAATATCTTCACATTGCAACACACGGAATGGTCAATGAAGATAAACCCGAATTATCATGCATTCTTCTCGCCCAAGATACCACAAGTACCGAAGATAATATTTTATTTTCCGGTGAGATATATAATTTAGAATTAAATGCCGATTTAACTGTTTTATCAGCATGCGAAACAGGTCTCGGAAAAATTGCTGAAGGTGAAGGTGTGATAGGATTAACAAGAGCATTATTATATGCCGGAAGCAAAAATGTCATCGTTTCACTGTGGCAAGTATCGGATGAAAGTACCAATCAATTAATGGTAGATTTCTACTCAAATTTTTTGAATGAGAAAACTCCCC